In Camelina sativa cultivar DH55 chromosome 16, Cs, whole genome shotgun sequence, a single window of DNA contains:
- the LOC104753692 gene encoding mitogen-activated protein kinase kinase kinase NPK1-like translates to MVVLDLEFEKFLGQGSFGSVSLFKYERQGDGKTLHAAVKTSDDEHAKALYKEFHILSKFKGCSRIVQCYGNGVQAKVNHKGYVEYKILMEYAAEGSLSTFLNRFKYGKLPEPMIREFTRMLLEGLATIHGHGYVHCDLKPENILVFPSRVYDYKKGAWRWSYELKISDFGLSKKEGDTKWWHPDQPFAGTPIYMSPESISHGEIGKGLDLWSLGCVVLEMYTGKRPWWHTNDYLEDLMNCYEPLFPSNLPCDAKNFLMTCFASEPDERKDALTLLRHSFVPRDVNHKLAAKLQTKNPKDLALQLEKIRQMLCEIKSMS, encoded by the coding sequence ATGGTGGTGTTAGATTTGGAGTTCGAAAAGTTTCTGGGACAAGGTTCATTTGGTTCGGTGAGCCTCTTCAAGTACGAAAGACAAGGCGACGGCAAAACTCTCCACGCAGCCGTGAAAACCTCCGACGATGAACACGCCAAGGCTCTCTACAAAGAGTTTCACATCTTATCAAAATTCAAAGGATGTTCGAGAATCGTCCAATGCTACGGGAACGGAGTGCAAGCGAAAGTCAACCACAAGGGTTACGTGGAATACAAGATTCTCATGGAGTACGCGGCTGAAGGAAGCTTAAGCACTTTCTTGAACCGTTTTAAATACGGGAAATTGCCTGAGCCGATGATCAGAGAGTTTACACGTATGCTTCTCGAGGGTTTAGCCACGATTCACGGACACGGCTATGTTCACTGCGATCTCAAACCCGAAAACATCCTTGTTTTCCCAAGCCGTGTCTACGACTACAAGAAGGGTGCGTGGAGATGGTCTTACGAATTGAAGATTTCTGATTTCGGGTTGTCGAAGAAAGAGGGAGACACTAAGTGGTGGCACCCTGATCAACCGTTTGCTGGAACACCGATCTATATGTCCCCTGAATCGATCTCTCACGGCGAGATAGGGAAAGGACTGGACCTATGGTCGTTGGGATGTGTTGTGTTGGAGATGTACACTGGAAAGAGACCATGGTGGCATACAAACGATTACTTGGAGGATCTCATGAATTGCTACGAGCCACTGTTTCCGAGTAATCTTCCTTGCGATGCAAAAAACTTTCTCATGACCTGTTTTGCGTCGGAACCAGACGAGAGAAAAGACGCGTTGACATTGTTGAGGCATAGCTTCGTACCTAGAGATGTCAATCATAAGTTGGCAGCAAAGCTTCAGACTAAGAATCCCAAGGATTTGGCCCTGCAACTGGAGAAAATTAGACAGATGCTTTGCGAAATTAAGAGTATGTCTTAA